GCCGATGAGGACCGGCTTCGCAGTGGCTTTGAAGGTGTTACCCGCACCATCGTTTTCTTCCAGCATGAGTTTGGCGTTATCCCACTGCGGGGCGAAACCGTCGGAGCGCTGAACTTCCTCGTCAATTCCGTCGATCGCTTCAATGCGGGAAAGCTCGTAGACGGATTGCGCGTTGTCGGTCACAGGGCCGTACGAGTCGACTGCGATCGTCACTGGCCCCATTCCCAGGAAACCGAACGCCACCAGGCCAAAGGCGAAGACAGCAGGTGCCAGCATGTAGTCGCCCAGTGTGACCTCGGAAATCAGGAACGCGCCACCCATCAGGCCAACAATTGTGATGCCCAGCCAGTAGGCAGAGAAGTTGCCGGCGACCACGCCTGACAGAATGTTCAGCGATGCTCCGCCCTGGCGTGAACTCTTCACCGTTTCACGCACGTGGCGCGACGTCGTGGAGGTAAAGACCTTCACCAGCTCGGGGATAAGTGCGCCAGCCAACGTGCCGCACGTGACGATCGTGGCCAGCTCGACCCACAGGGCGCCGCCTTGCGGTGCGAGGACCAGCCACGACATCAGGTACGTTGCAGCGATGCAGATAATCGAGGTGAACCACACCAGCGAGCTCAACGGGGCCTCAAAGTTCATTGTTGTGGCATCGCTGTATCGCGACGCCACGATGCGCGCGTTAATCGCGTAGGCCAGAGCCGAAGCCAGAATCATGGCGACACGCACGGAGAACACCCACACCAGCAGCGTTGCCTGAAGAACGGGGTCATTGACGGCCAGGATAATGAACGTCACCAGAGCCACGCCTGTCACACCGTAGGTTTCAAAACCATCAGCGGACGGTCCCACCGAGTCGCCTGCATTATCGCCCGTGCAGTCAGCGATAACACCGGGGTTGCGCGGGTCGTCCTCGTCAATTTTGAACACGATCTTCATCAGATCCGCGCCGATGTCGGCAATCTTTGTGAAGATGCCGCCGGCTATACGCAGGGCCGAGGCTCCCAGAGACTCACCGATGGCGAAGCCGATGAAACAGGCACCGGCAACGTCATTGGGCAGGAACAACAGGATGATCAGCATCATCAGCAATTCGAGGGAAATGAGGACCATTCCAATCGACATGCCGGACTTCATGGGGATTCTATGGATCGGCAGCGGCTTGCCCCGCAAGGAGGCGTAGGCGGTGCGCGCGTTGGCGAACGTGTTGACGCGGATACCGAACCACGCCACGGAGTAGGAGCCAGCCATTCCCAGAAGCGAAAATGCGACCACAATGAGCATCTTCCCCCACGGGAAGCCGACCAGAACCTTGTAGTAGATGACGATAACTGCGGTGATGAAGACCCACAGAATCAGCAGGAAACGTCCCTGTTTCTTCAGGTAGGCCTGGCATGTTGCGTAGATCAGCTCCGCGACCTCCAACATGGAGCCGTGTACCGGCATCTTCTTGAGCTGCATGTAGGTGGCGAGGCCGAATCCCAGTCCAAGCAGGCAGACGATCAGGCCGATAATCAGCAGAGTCTGTCCCGAAAATCCACCGATGACAGTGACTTGTGACAGGTCAGGGAGCACGAGGTTTGCTTCACCGCCGTGCACGTTTGATGACGGGTCTTCGGCGGCGGGGAGGGGTCTGGCGAATCCGCACAGCAGCAGTGCGAACGGCAATGCGCCCAGCGCACCCAGGAATGTACGGCGCGAGCGCGGCGGCGTGGGCGAGGTGGAGCGCACGGCGCTGTAACGCGAGCGAAGTGAAGTGAGGGGAGGCCATATGGGGGTATGAGTGATGCGTGTCATCGGTCCTCGATTTACAGGTAGAGCATCATTGCTGTACTTGTCACCCTAGACATTTGTTGCTCACCCCGTTCGCAAACAATGCGGCCAATGTCACACGATGATTGGAAGAATGTGAGCCAGGTCATTATGAGGGTTGCCTGCTGGGTCCTTGGTCCCATCGGAGTGCGGAGTGGCTGGTGAGAGACCTATGGGCTCCAGATGCACACGGTGGTTCGTACAGTGAAGCCATGAATATATGGATGGTTGTGGTACCCCTTCTCGCACTGGTGGTGGGCATCGTTTCAGGGTGGTTTGCCGGGGTCAACCTGGGGGCGGGGCGTGCGCTCGATTCGCTGCGTATGCGCGTATCGCAGGCTGAACATGAGCGTGATATGCGTGGTGAGCAGACACGAGCCGTTCATGACCAGCTTCGTCAGCGCCTGGAAGAGGCGCATGAACAGCTCGCCCACGAACGCGAACGATCCGAACGCATGCGCGTGGAATATGAAGACCGCCTGGCAGATCAGGCTCAACGCAGCCTGGGGCAGCAAAAAGAACGCGCACGGATTATGGAGGCGCTGGCACCTGTCAGCGACATGTTGACGAAAATGACGCATTCGATGTCGGCGATGGAACGATTCAGAGCTGAGGAGTACGGGGTTATCCGCGCGCAGCTTGAAGCATCGACCACGATCGGCGAGCAATTACGGGTGACCACCTCTCAGCTGCATGACGTCATGGGTTCGACGTCTGTGCGCGGCCAGTGGGGCGAGATCCAGTTGCGACGCCTCGTTGACATGTGTGGCCTGATGGAACACGTTGATTTCGACGAACAGGACACGCAGCGTTGTGAGCGAAACAGCGGAGAGGAATCGGGGCGTCAGCGGCCCGACATGGTGGTGCACTTGCCGCAAGGGCGCACATTGGTCATCGACTCCAAAGTGCCCTTCGACGCGTACATGAAGGCATGTGATATTCCCGACTCGGCAGGGGAGAGAGAAGCAGAACAGAAGAAGAAACTGCTTGCCCAGCATGTTCGAGCCGTGCGGTCCCACGTGGACACACTGTCGAAGAAAGAGTATTGGAAGAGGTACGAGCAGTCACCTGACCTGGTCATTGCCTTCATTCCCCTCGAATCCCTGCTGTCATCCGCGCTGCGCGAAGATCCGCAGCTGCTGGAATACGCCTTTTCGCGAGGTGTGGCTTTGGCGTCTCCCAGCGCGCTGTGGGCGTGCCTGAAAGCAGTGGCATATACGTGGCGCGAAGAATCAGCCGTTGCGCAGGTTCGTGAGTTCTACGCTCTGGCCAGCGAACTGTATTCGCGCTTGTGCACCCTCGCAGACCATGCTGAGCTTGTTCGAAAGACGATTGATGATCTGACTGAACGGTGGAACAGATTCGTCGGCTCGTTGGAAACGCGGGTGCTGGTCAGTGCCCGCAAAATGTCCCAATTGGATGAATCACATGTCGTCGCGCACATCGAACCAGTAGAGAAGAAAGCGCGCAGCTTGCGGATCAGTGATCAGCTCAGCGGTGAGAAGGGCGAACAAATGTCGTGATTCTCCACCGAGCGTCACCCGACACGTCTCGCCACGACGAATCGGACCGATCAGGATCCACGTGCCAATGCTCGGGATCGACGTGCGGCGCGTACACCAGCGGCGTGTTCTGCCCGCTGAGCGGGCGTACATCCAGATCAAGGTCTGTTACGACCAGTTCATCCACCCGATCCATCGTCTGCTCGTAGATCTGGGCTCCGCCGGTAATCCACACCACGGGAGCTGGGTCCCTATCCATGTCGGGTGTCGTCGCAGTGCTGGCGGTGATGGCTGCTCGCTGGTCACGGTGATCCGCCAGGTGAGCGGTTGCGACCTCGAGCGCCTCATCCAGGTTGGCAACGACCAGTGCCCCGGGGGTCTCGTAGTCGCGCTGGCGCGTCATGACGATGTTGGTGCGTCCGGGCAATGGCTGACCGCCCAGAGCCTCGTAGGAAGAGCGCCCCATGATGATCGGGTAGCCCAGCGTCATCTGTTTGAAATGCGCAAAATCAGCCGGAACATGCCACAGCATCGATGTGCCAGTTCCCAAAATGCCGTTTCGATCCTGCGCCCAAATCGACGCCAGCGTGAAATTGGGGCGCGCCACAAGTGTGCTCATACGGCGACTGATGCCTTGATCGTCGGATGGTGCTGATAATTGTCGATGTGCACATCATCAAAGTCATACTCGAACAACGAGGGTGCCTGATCCAACGTGAGCGTCGGGAACGGATACGGATCCCGTGAGAGCTGCTCGGTGACCTGGTCGACGTGATTGTTGTAAATGTGGCAATCTCCACCCGTCCAGATGAAGTCGCCCACTTCAAGCCCAGCCTGCTGGGCAAACATATGTGTCAGCAGGGAATATGAGGCGATATTGAAGGGGACGCCCAGGAACAGATCCGCGCTGCGCTGATACAGCTGCAGGCTGAGACGCCCATCGGCCACGTAGAGCTGGAAAAGAGCGTGGCACGGTTCCAACGCCATATACTCCAGGTCGCCCACGTTCCACGCGGACACGATCATGCGTCGTGAGTCCGGATTTGTGCGCAAGGTGTCCATGACGTGCGAAATCTGGTCGAAGGTTCGGCCCCCCTCCGCATGCCACGAGCGCCACTGGACACCGTAAACAGGTCCCAAATCCCCCTGATCGTCGGCCCACTCGTTCCAGATGCGGATACCGTGATCCTGCAGCCACTTCACATTCGAATCGCCTCGCAGGAACCATAAGAGCTCACCCACAACCGACTTCATGTGGACGCGTTTCGTTGTAATCAGTGGGAACCCCTGAGACAGCGGATAGCGCAGCTGCGCGCCGAAAACGGAGCGGGTGCCTGTGCCGGTGCGGTCAGCCTTGGAAACGCCTTCGTTCATGACGCGCGTCAGCAAATCCTCGTACTGGCGATCCGCGCCCACAGGTGTCTCACGCCCTTCAGATGTCTGAGTCATCAATCGTCGCTCACTTCTTCATTTGGCTTGATCGTATTATTCCTCATCAGGTAGGACGATCGCCTCGTACAGTTCATCATCTGCGGCAGGATCCTCAACCGGCTGCACATCGATCACAACGTCTTCAACGTTTTCCGAAGGTGCGGGTCCCAGCGCTGTCTGCACGCCCTCAACGACAGACTTGGCCATCGAGCGGCCCAACTGCCAGCCCACAACAGCTCCCACACCGAAGGGCAGCAGGCGTCCCAGTGTTGTGGTTGCAGCTTTCGAAACTGCCTTCTTGCGCAGCCACTTGGACAACAGACGGTTGAACTGCTGGGCGGTGCCCGTGCGAATCGACAGGAACGAGTTGCGGAACCAGGCCAAAGTCTGGATCCCGACCTGCGCCGTAATCATTTCCGCACCTTCCCGCCCAGTCAAGGCGGCCAGAACCAGTGCCGTGCGCTTGGCGGGATCCCTCAGATCAATGCCATACAGGTGCGCCACAGTCATCGCGTAGTGAGCAGACTCTGACACGAAGGCGGCAAGCTGAGCGCCCGATGCTGCTGCAGAAACTGCGGTGCCGGCACCAGGGTAGGCCGCCGCCGCACCCACAGCACCTGACTCCATCCCGATGCGCCGCAGGTACGAGCGGGTGGCGAGCTGAACCAGCTCGTCAGGAGCAAGGTCAGGGAACTGTTCACGCAGCTTGCGCGCCGCCTTTAAACTGGTTGCGTGAGGAACGTTCAGCGCCTTCTGCCACACACTTTCCGGCAGAGACAGCGGCATGCGTGAGCGCTCAGAATCTGAAGAACGAGGTGACATATCGTTACATTTTCTCTGATGTGAAAGTTGCCGAATAGGTGGCCGACTGCTCAACCGTGTGGCCCACCGTACAGTTCTTGTGAATAGCGCGCGTGGCTCGTTCGATCAGGTCAGCGCGATCCTCATCGCTCAAGGCTGACAGGTCCTGCACCAATTCAACCTGGAACGATTCGTAGCGGTTCTCCTCTTTGTTGGAGACCGCGGAAACGCCGGTGAACTGCTGAAAGTCGTCACCAAGCACGGAGCTCAGACGCGAATCGGACGACATCGCATTGCATGCTGCCACGGCGATCTTCAAGAGCTCGCCAGGAGTGAACTCTCCCGGTCCATCTCCGATATTCACGGCCGCGTCGCGATGGTTGCGCGCAACGTATTGCCTTTTCCCGGTGCGCTCAATGAACAGTGACTCAGATGGGCCGCCCTCGGCAGCCGGTGCCGTCGTATGTGTATCCATAGCTATATTGTTTCACTCTTGTTCGAGGAGGACCGTCTTTCGCCCTCGTTCATTTCCAAGGGCGAACATGCAGAGGTGATTTCCCTTAGGTCCTGGCCGGACTGAGCCTTGCCGGATCAGGCAAGCGCGCCTCGTCGTCGCCCTTTATCGGTGAGGTCGTGCCGATTCCTAATGAGCCTGATCCTGGTTCCATTTCTCAGCCAGGCCGACCTCAGCCTCGAAGATCCGGGAGATCTGCTTCATTGCCATATTCTCGATCGTCTTACCCACCAGTGGAATCTTGACGGTAAATTCGCCGTCCATCTGGCGCACTGCTTGCGCGTCATTGCCGGAAAGTTTCGAGGTGAAGTGGCTGCTCGCGTTCACGCCTTCGACGGTCAGCATGGTCGATCCCACCCGTTCGCGACCGCTGATCGGCTCCCACTGCTCCTTCATAGTGATGGCGGGTGACTTCTTGAGGAACCGCTGCGCCGCCGGGGGAAGCTGATTGACGTCAAGTGTGCACGAGGCTTCAATAAGGAGGCCTCCATCGGCGGTGGAATGCACATTGGCCTGAGGGTCAGTCACTCCGGGCTGATCCAGACGCGCGTAAGTGAACGCGGGATCTGCATACATCGCGTTGACCTTGTCAAAACCCAGGGGGTAGGCGTAGGTTTCGTTAATTCGCATAGTTTCTCCGCTCCGGTTTGCGCGTTCGAGGCACCCATAATGGCCTCCATACCACTACAGTGGTGCCATGCGTTCCCTGATGCAACTCGCCGGACAGGCTTCCTCGCGTGTCCTCGCGGAGCAGGATCTTGACTGGCTCCACCTCTTGCTTGCAGATTGGCAGGTCCTGGCCGATTTGGCTGCTGCCGACCTTGTGCTGTGGCTTCCCACCGACGACGGGCGTTTCATTGCTGTTGCGCACTGCAGGCCATCGACCGCTACGACGGTGCACCTCGATGACATTATCGGCCTGTATCTACCGGCCGCGCGCGAAGCAAACCTGCGCCAGGCAATGGAGACCAACTCGATTGTGGAGCCGTCAGGGACGCGCTGGGCCGGCACCTACTCCATGACGGAGGTGTGCGTCCCGATCAGTCACGGAGGCTCAGTCATTGCGGTCGTGACGTGCGAATCGAACCTAGCCTCACCGCGCCCGACCGTCGGGATGGGCGCCTGGACGCAGAATGCCTCGCGAATCCTGCTGGAGATGTGTGCGCGCGGTGAGTATCCCTACACGTCTACACCAACAGTTCTTGCGCACGGCGTGCCACGCGTTATGGATGGCGTGATTCTCATTGATGGTGACGGCACGGTTCAGGAGCTGACTCCTAATGCGAGCTCATGCCTGAGGCGCCTGGGGATTCGACACTCGGTCATTGGGCGCGTGCTGGCCGAAGACATCACAGACGTCATATCCAATGACGCGCTTGTTGAGGAAACGCTGGCTGTCGTTGTGATGGGGCGGGCAGCGTGGCGCGTGGAGATCTCGGCGCACGCCTCGACAGTCAATATGCGCGCATTGCCTCTGACCAATGGGCGTCATCGTCTGGGGGCGGTCATCTTGACACGCGACGTGTCTGAGATGCGTCGGCGTGAAGAAGAGCTGATGACGAAAGATGCCACGATTCGGGAGATTCACCACCGCGTCAAGAACAATCTGCAAACCGTGTCGGCCCTGCTGCGACTGCAGGCCCGCCGCTCTGATTCGCAGGAAGTCAAGGATGCCCTCAAGGAGGCCGAACGCCGAGTGCAGTCCATCGCCACAGTTCACCAGGCGTTGTCGCACACGGTCGATGAGGAAGTTGATTTTGACGAGGTCGCCCGCTCCGTGTTGCGCCTGTCTGGCGCGGTTGCCTCAACGGACCATTCTGTTGAGGTTATTACGACGGGTAAATTTGGCGTGATCAGCGCGGATCAGGCTCAAGCCCTGGCCACAGTGCTCAACGAGCTTGTTGCCAATTCTGTCGAGCATGGTCTGGCAGGGCGAGACGGCGTGATACGCATCGATGCGCAGCGCGACCACGACAACGACAAACGTATGACGGTTCGCGTGATTGATAACGGCGTAGGATTTGAGCCAGGTACTCCACTCAGCGGCTTGGGCACGCAGATTGTGCGGCAAATGGTTCGAGGGGAACTGGGAGGCACGATCGAGTGGGAACCGGGAGAAGAATCGGGCACAGTTGTCACGCTGCGTCTACGCGTGGAGTGATGCAGAGGTGTGCTCGGTGGAATGCGCGCTGTGAGGGCAGTGTTCGTGCACTGAATAAACGCGTAGCCGAGTTCGTGGTGAACCCGGCTACGCGTTGAAGTCAGTGAGGAGTTTCAGGAAGCGCGGCGTGCACGTGCGGCGCGGCGTTTCATTGAGCGGCGCTCTTCTTCGCTCAGACCGCCCCACACTCCGGAATCCTGGTTGTTGTCCATTGCCCACTGCAGACACACGGTCTCAACGGGGCAGTTATGGCATACAGCTTTGGCTTCCGCAGCTTGTGTCAGGGCTGGACCAGTATTGCCGATTGGGAAAAACAGCTCCGGGTCAACACTTAAGCAGGCTGCTTTACTCCGCCAGTCCATCTTCCCTCAAACTCCATTTCCGTTAACGTTTTGTTAAACAACTCGACGCTTAACGTATAACTTGTCGATAACTTGATCAATTGTCGACGAATCATCACCGAAGGGCAAGGGGAAAAAGGGCCCAACTCCCGTTTCACGCATGTGTCAATAGTCACGAGGATTTACGCGCGGCGGTGTGAGGGGACGAAAATGTGGAGAAGACCAGTGTGACGCGCGTGTCTCGAACGCCTGCGGATGACCGAAGCCGGTGTGCCTTAGGAATCGAAAGGTCTGGATCTTTCCTGAAGAAGGGCTGTGTTGAGACGGAAGCGCTCAACTCGTCCTGCATGCATAATGATCCCATTGTGAGCTCCCCACCGCTCCGCACGAACAGCGACAGGAACGCTGCGCGCGACCTGTGCCAATGCTCGAATCAAATCAGGTGACGGATCCAGCGCGATCACTGTGTCATGCGCGTGTGAGCGTAGTTGTGTCCACTGATGAGATCCAAGCAGCGTGATCTGGGCTGGATCAAAGCCTGGCCGACAATCGCGTGGGCCTGACACCATATGCCAGTGCGTCTCGAGAATGCGGCGCGCATCCTCCAGATCATCACCGATCAGCACGCACGACCCGTGCGGATAAGAGAGTGACTCAAGTGAGGCTCCTACCCAGCCCAGACATGGCGCAGCGGGCTCCCCGTTCCCTGCTGGAGCTGTCCTATCTGCTCGCCGCGCCTTGCCCTCCGCCTTATCTCCTTCTGTCAGCTCGGCCCCTTCTGTCGACAATGCTGTGTCAGGGCGAGTCCGCAGCATTGAAAGAGGGGCATTCAAAGACAGCACCGTCCACGGCTCCGCACTCTCAGTGACAGAGGCTGCATGTGTGTCGCGCTCGGCATTGGTGGGGATCGCGTGGGGGAGTGCACATAACACCCCTGTCAGGTCAACAGGTTCACCGATTCCTCCGTCGCATGAGGAGCGGATACGTGACGGAAGAGAGGCAAGAATGAAATGGCCATCGTGGCGAGTGAGCGGTGTGCGCACACCAAGTCCTGCGCGCAGCGCTTCATCTGACGAATGGGCTGCGACAAAACGGGTAGAAAAAGCTGAACTGCAGCTTCCCCCGGTGCCAAACTCACCCGGAGTTGCGGCAACGATGGTGATACCGCTGGCACGAGCCTGCGACAAGCACTCACTCCACACAGTGTGTGCCGTGCCCGCTGACAGCACGCGGTCCAACGATCGCATCATGTCGGGAACATCGGTGACGATCAGGACGGATGGGCCGTGTGCCGCAATGCCGGTGAGCAGGTGCGTAACGGCGCCTGCATCATCGAGTGAGAGACGGGAAGCAAACAGCTGCGTGCTCATCGCGTGGCCGGCCAGCGATGTGCTGTCACACAGGTGGATTGGTATCCCGCGAGCTTGCCCGATCCTCACGCCCAGCGCCTGTGCACACTGCGCCAGATCAGCGCTGCGATAGTGAGGCCCTTCCAAGCGGATATGCCCATCCTCAA
The sequence above is a segment of the Schaalia radingae genome. Coding sequences within it:
- a CDS encoding sodium-translocating pyrophosphatase, yielding MLCGFARPLPAAEDPSSNVHGGEANLVLPDLSQVTVIGGFSGQTLLIIGLIVCLLGLGFGLATYMQLKKMPVHGSMLEVAELIYATCQAYLKKQGRFLLILWVFITAVIVIYYKVLVGFPWGKMLIVVAFSLLGMAGSYSVAWFGIRVNTFANARTAYASLRGKPLPIHRIPMKSGMSIGMVLISLELLMMLIILLFLPNDVAGACFIGFAIGESLGASALRIAGGIFTKIADIGADLMKIVFKIDEDDPRNPGVIADCTGDNAGDSVGPSADGFETYGVTGVALVTFIILAVNDPVLQATLLVWVFSVRVAMILASALAYAINARIVASRYSDATTMNFEAPLSSLVWFTSIICIAATYLMSWLVLAPQGGALWVELATIVTCGTLAGALIPELVKVFTSTTSRHVRETVKSSRQGGASLNILSGVVAGNFSAYWLGITIVGLMGGAFLISEVTLGDYMLAPAVFAFGLVAFGFLGMGPVTIAVDSYGPVTDNAQSVYELSRIEAIDGIDEEVQRSDGFAPQWDNAKLMLEENDGAGNTFKATAKPVLIGTAVVGATTMIFSIIIGLTNRLEEGLNYLSILHAPFLLGLIMGGAVIFWFSGASIQAVTTGAYRAVEFIKTSIKLDDDTERASEKDSTRVVEICTQYAQQGMLTIFLAVFFATLSFAFVEPYFFIGYLISIAIFGLYQAIYMANAGGAWDNAKKIVEVDLHAKGTALHDATIVGDTVGDPFKDTSSVALNPIIKFTTLFGLLAVELAVSLTGQGLSALVYTLAVIFALVSAFFVYRSFYHMRIQAPMEDPADGEDSPADSPASQIGAQQ
- a CDS encoding DNA recombination protein RmuC, coding for MNIWMVVVPLLALVVGIVSGWFAGVNLGAGRALDSLRMRVSQAEHERDMRGEQTRAVHDQLRQRLEEAHEQLAHERERSERMRVEYEDRLADQAQRSLGQQKERARIMEALAPVSDMLTKMTHSMSAMERFRAEEYGVIRAQLEASTTIGEQLRVTTSQLHDVMGSTSVRGQWGEIQLRRLVDMCGLMEHVDFDEQDTQRCERNSGEESGRQRPDMVVHLPQGRTLVIDSKVPFDAYMKACDIPDSAGEREAEQKKKLLAQHVRAVRSHVDTLSKKEYWKRYEQSPDLVIAFIPLESLLSSALREDPQLLEYAFSRGVALASPSALWACLKAVAYTWREESAVAQVREFYALASELYSRLCTLADHAELVRKTIDDLTERWNRFVGSLETRVLVSARKMSQLDESHVVAHIEPVEKKARSLRISDQLSGEKGEQMS
- a CDS encoding dihydrofolate reductase, yielding MSTLVARPNFTLASIWAQDRNGILGTGTSMLWHVPADFAHFKQMTLGYPIIMGRSSYEALGGQPLPGRTNIVMTRQRDYETPGALVVANLDEALEVATAHLADHRDQRAAITASTATTPDMDRDPAPVVWITGGAQIYEQTMDRVDELVVTDLDLDVRPLSGQNTPLVYAPHVDPEHWHVDPDRSDSSWRDVSGDARWRITTFVRPSHR
- a CDS encoding thymidylate synthase: MTQTSEGRETPVGADRQYEDLLTRVMNEGVSKADRTGTGTRSVFGAQLRYPLSQGFPLITTKRVHMKSVVGELLWFLRGDSNVKWLQDHGIRIWNEWADDQGDLGPVYGVQWRSWHAEGGRTFDQISHVMDTLRTNPDSRRMIVSAWNVGDLEYMALEPCHALFQLYVADGRLSLQLYQRSADLFLGVPFNIASYSLLTHMFAQQAGLEVGDFIWTGGDCHIYNNHVDQVTEQLSRDPYPFPTLTLDQAPSLFEYDFDDVHIDNYQHHPTIKASVAV
- a CDS encoding VPDSG-CTERM exosortase interaction domain protein, with translation MSPRSSDSERSRMPLSLPESVWQKALNVPHATSLKAARKLREQFPDLAPDELVQLATRSYLRRIGMESGAVGAAAAYPGAGTAVSAAASGAQLAAFVSESAHYAMTVAHLYGIDLRDPAKRTALVLAALTGREGAEMITAQVGIQTLAWFRNSFLSIRTGTAQQFNRLLSKWLRKKAVSKAATTTLGRLLPFGVGAVVGWQLGRSMAKSVVEGVQTALGPAPSENVEDVVIDVQPVEDPAADDELYEAIVLPDEE
- a CDS encoding OsmC family protein, giving the protein MDTHTTAPAAEGGPSESLFIERTGKRQYVARNHRDAAVNIGDGPGEFTPGELLKIAVAACNAMSSDSRLSSVLGDDFQQFTGVSAVSNKEENRYESFQVELVQDLSALSDEDRADLIERATRAIHKNCTVGHTVEQSATYSATFTSEKM
- a CDS encoding DUF2505 domain-containing protein, with product MRINETYAYPLGFDKVNAMYADPAFTYARLDQPGVTDPQANVHSTADGGLLIEASCTLDVNQLPPAAQRFLKKSPAITMKEQWEPISGRERVGSTMLTVEGVNASSHFTSKLSGNDAQAVRQMDGEFTVKIPLVGKTIENMAMKQISRIFEAEVGLAEKWNQDQAH
- a CDS encoding sensor histidine kinase, whose product is MRSLMQLAGQASSRVLAEQDLDWLHLLLADWQVLADLAAADLVLWLPTDDGRFIAVAHCRPSTATTVHLDDIIGLYLPAAREANLRQAMETNSIVEPSGTRWAGTYSMTEVCVPISHGGSVIAVVTCESNLASPRPTVGMGAWTQNASRILLEMCARGEYPYTSTPTVLAHGVPRVMDGVILIDGDGTVQELTPNASSCLRRLGIRHSVIGRVLAEDITDVISNDALVEETLAVVVMGRAAWRVEISAHASTVNMRALPLTNGRHRLGAVILTRDVSEMRRREEELMTKDATIREIHHRVKNNLQTVSALLRLQARRSDSQEVKDALKEAERRVQSIATVHQALSHTVDEEVDFDEVARSVLRLSGAVASTDHSVEVITTGKFGVISADQAQALATVLNELVANSVEHGLAGRDGVIRIDAQRDHDNDKRMTVRVIDNGVGFEPGTPLSGLGTQIVRQMVRGELGGTIEWEPGEESGTVVTLRLRVE
- a CDS encoding WhiB family transcriptional regulator, which encodes MDWRSKAACLSVDPELFFPIGNTGPALTQAAEAKAVCHNCPVETVCLQWAMDNNQDSGVWGGLSEEERRSMKRRAARARRAS